CTCCTGCAAAATCTTCAGCTTTAAGGCTTGCTCCACCTACAAGGGCTCCATCAATGTTTTCTTTTTCCATAAATTCATCAACATTATATGGTTTAACACTTCCACCATACTGAATCCTAAGTTCTTTAGCTGCTGCTGGGTATTTATCTGCAACAGTATCCCTGACAAAAGCTATCATTTCTTCAGCTTCTTCAGCA
The sequence above is a segment of the Halanaerobiales bacterium genome. Coding sequences within it:
- a CDS encoding triose-phosphate isomerase, translated to AEEAEEMIAFVRDTVADKYPAAAKELRIQYGGSVKPYNVDEFMEKENIDGALVGGASLKAEDFAGVIKNF